A portion of the Lolium rigidum isolate FL_2022 chromosome 1, APGP_CSIRO_Lrig_0.1, whole genome shotgun sequence genome contains these proteins:
- the LOC124661405 gene encoding B-box zinc finger protein 32-like, which yields MEAALDGMRCALCGAVAHVHCAADAAFLCAPCDADVHGANFLASRHRRTRVSAPKGSHDDVEDNVSATSSTSCLSTADSATTAAMAPQRGRVTKPRTKRRARGDAVLEVWAKRMGLVAPGAARRVASAAARALQDKAAAPRMPLRVAMAAALWREVTANGSHEATGDALRRLEACAHVPARLVLAVGRAAALDTEEGWGECACA from the coding sequence ATGGAAGCTGCGCTCGATGGGATGCGCTGCGCGCTGTGCGGCGCGGTGGCGCACGTGCACTGCGCCGCCGACGCGGCCTTCCTCTGCGCGCCCTGCGACGCCGACGTGCACGGCGCCAACTTCCtcgcctcgcgccaccgccgcacgCGCGTCTCCGCGCCCAAGGGCAGCCACGACGACGTCGAGGACAACGTGTCCGCGACGTCGTCGACCTCCTGCCTGTCCACGGCCGACTCCGCGACGACGGCGGCCATGGCGCCGCAGCGAGGCCGGGTGACAAAGCCCAGGACGAAGCGTCGCGCGCGCGGCGATGCAGTGCTCGAGGTCTGGGCCAAGCGGATGGGCCTTGTCGCGCCGGGTGCGGCGCGCCGTGTCGCCTCAGCGGCCGCGCGCGCGCTCCAGGACAAGGCCGCGGCGCCACGCATGCCGCTACGCGTCGCCATGGCGGCCGCGCTCTGGCGGGAGGTGACGGCTAATGGCTCCCACGAGGCCACCGGCGACGCGCTCCGGCGTCTGGAGGCGTGCGCGCACGTGCCGGCAAGGCTTGTCCTCGCGGTGGGGCGAGCGGCCGCCCTGGACACCGAGGAGGGCTGGGGCGAGTGCGCGTGCGCGTGA